The proteins below are encoded in one region of Paenarthrobacter ilicis:
- a CDS encoding class II fructose-bisphosphate aldolase, giving the protein MTLVNTRELMELAEANGTGQGAFNIIHLETAEGLVAGAEAAGVPLILQISENCAKYHGGLKAVSLAALAVAESAAVPVALHLDHAESEELALAAVDLGFGSVMYDGAHLPYAENVEATRRVAAYAHSRGVYVEAELGKLGGKDGAHAPGVRTDPGEAEAFMDATGVDALAVAVGSSHAMTERSAALDLELITKLKAAVLKPLVLHGSSGVTDEMLVAAIGAGMTKINVSTHLNGFFTRAVREYLDTNPAVVDSRKYIKAGRDALVLESARMLTLFAKAK; this is encoded by the coding sequence ATGACGTTGGTCAACACCCGCGAACTGATGGAGCTGGCCGAGGCGAACGGTACGGGCCAAGGAGCCTTCAACATCATCCACCTGGAGACCGCCGAAGGCCTGGTGGCAGGAGCCGAGGCGGCAGGAGTTCCTTTGATCCTGCAGATTTCGGAAAATTGCGCCAAGTACCACGGCGGACTTAAAGCAGTGTCCTTGGCGGCGCTTGCTGTGGCGGAATCAGCCGCAGTGCCGGTTGCGTTGCATCTGGACCATGCAGAGTCGGAGGAACTGGCCCTGGCTGCTGTTGACCTGGGTTTCGGGTCGGTGATGTACGACGGCGCGCACTTGCCCTACGCGGAGAACGTCGAAGCCACCCGGCGCGTTGCCGCCTACGCGCACTCGCGCGGCGTGTACGTGGAGGCCGAACTCGGCAAGTTGGGCGGGAAAGACGGCGCGCATGCCCCTGGAGTCCGGACGGACCCCGGGGAAGCGGAAGCGTTCATGGACGCCACGGGTGTGGACGCACTGGCCGTGGCGGTGGGGTCCTCGCACGCCATGACGGAGCGGAGTGCGGCTTTGGACCTTGAGCTGATTACGAAACTGAAGGCCGCAGTGCTAAAACCCTTGGTGCTGCATGGGTCCTCGGGTGTCACGGACGAAATGCTCGTAGCTGCTATTGGCGCGGGTATGACTAAAATCAACGTATCCACACATTTGAACGGGTTCTTTACCCGCGCCGTCCGTGAGTACCTCGATACCAACCCTGCAGTGGTGGATTCCCGGAAGTACATCAAGGCCGGCCGGGATGCCCTGGTGCTGGAGTCCGCACGTATGCTGACGCTGTTCGCCAAAGCGAAATAG